The genomic region attaaattgattcgattaaattttacattgtAGTTTTAGTCCACTTTCTCTTATTCAATcattctttgttttatatttttcaaattatggGATTTCAATTTGGATGCGAGATAGTAATCGTTAAATCCGTTAATTGATTTTAGGCTAGCATGACATTATAAATGTGATAAAATGTATTTGTTACTTATGATTTAggaaatacaaaaatttaatgaattcaacaaatattatttacttaggactgaaatttaaaatacaaaaagcaCATGGACTAAAAatgccaaattaaaatatatagactaaatTCACAGCTTATGTATAATGCAAGGACTAATagtataatttaacaaaaaaactaGTGTAAGGGCCTTTTAAGTAATTTAGCAATGGTGAACTGTCCTTATCTCTTTCCGCACGGCGCCTCAAATCTAACCAACTCAAAGGACTCCACGTCATCGATCCGAGTGAAACACAATCAACCAATCAGAAACCACCTCTCCTCTATATGTAAACAATCCCATCTCCCTCTAAACCCTCAAGTCACTCATTCTCCAATTCCTCGAGTTCTTTCATTCCTGATTCCGTTCTCAAAAAACCCTCGTTTTCCCCATTCTTTATATCCTATGGCTCCAAAGGTTGGTGAGAAGAAGCCCGCCGAGAAAAAACCAGCGGAAAAGGCTCCGGCGGAGAAGAGGCCAAAGGCGGAGAAGAAGATCTCAAAAGAAGGCGGCGCagataagaagaagaagaaggttaAGAAGAGCGTCGAGACTTACAAGATTTACATCTTCAAGGTATTGAAACAGGTTCATCCTGATATCGGGATCTCGAGCAAAGCGATGGGGATAATGAACAGTTTCATCAACGATATCTTTGAGAAATTGGCTCAAGAAGCATCGAGATTGGCTAGGTATAATAAGAAGCCGACGATTACATCTAGGGAGATCCAAACCGCCGTTCGATTGGTTTTGCCTGGTGAATTGGCTAAGCATGCCGTTTCTGAAGGAACAAAGGCGGTTACTAAGTTCACCAGTTCttagatttctttttctttttgttttgagaTTGGATTCTGATTAGGGTTTCCGATTtgggattttagggttttttaaatgATGGTTTAATAATGTTCTTGAGTTGTAGGCCTTCGGATTCAATGATAGTTGTTTTGATTATACCCATTATAGATATTGAATGATGTTTCTTTCCCTAACACGAGATGTTCATGATCGAATTGAATGATAAAACGCCATTCCAAATGAGGCAGAAGCACTTTCTGGCAATACGTGATTTCAATCTGACCTCAATACCGGAATGGGATTATTAGACCTTCAGTGcgtgaagaagatgatgaaggaAGGGATGTTAATACCATAATCaacgaaaaagaaaagcaacTATTGCAAGGGGCAAAGAGACTTTACACTAACAAGACGAAACAGCCTTTATTACCCTACAACGATGCAACAAATGCCATTAACACAACGCCATATAATCTGAGTTCACTTCACTCATTTCAGACAAAAGTCTGTTCTAAACAACACTGGCAAATTCCTACCATTACCAGTATTAACATTTTCCTACACGAAGGAAGCtacatacatatacaaataaatgaaaCTAAGCCTTCTTAGGTGACTTCTTGGTAGCCTTGGATGGTGACTTTGGGCTCTTTTGCAACCGGCTTCTCGTTTTTCTTTGGTAAAAGAATTGGGTTAATGTTGGCTAAAACACCACCATGAGCAATGGTCACACCAGCTAATAGCTTCCTAAGCTCTTCATCGTTCCTAACTGCCAATAGAACATGCTTGGAATGATCCTATTCTTGTTGTCTCTTGCAGC from Gossypium raimondii isolate GPD5lz chromosome 1, ASM2569854v1, whole genome shotgun sequence harbors:
- the LOC105786469 gene encoding probable histone H2B.3, whose product is MAPKVGEKKPAEKKPAEKAPAEKRPKAEKKISKEGGADKKKKKVKKSVETYKIYIFKVLKQVHPDIGISSKAMGIMNSFINDIFEKLAQEASRLARYNKKPTITSREIQTAVRLVLPGELAKHAVSEGTKAVTKFTSS
- the LOC105786472 gene encoding probable histone H2A.2; amino-acid sequence: MESSVRTDDSTKGLTKDSNESKFPVGRIGRYLKKGRYSQRVGTGSPVYLAAVLEYHAADDHSKHVLLAVRNDEELRKLLAGVTIAHGGVLANINPILLPKKNEKPVAKEPKVTIQGYQEVT